In the Euphorbia lathyris chromosome 5, ddEupLath1.1, whole genome shotgun sequence genome, one interval contains:
- the LOC136230581 gene encoding riboflavin biosynthesis protein PYRR, chloroplastic, whose translation MAFSLGINCYPYPSMICNASANRNNNNDSYHSHSRDATFIRRAADLADKSAGFTSPHPNFGCVITTASGNVAGEGYLYAQGTKPAEIQAVEAAGEFSKGATAYLNMESGDCHGDHAAVSALVQAGVARVVVGIRHPLRHLQGCAIRALRSKSLQVDVLGEDLQSKIIEDAQKSCLLVNAPLIHRATSRVPFSVLKYAMTLDGKIATSSGHAAWISSRKSRNLVFELRGRSDAIIVGGNTVRRDNPRLTARHGGGHMPMRIVMSQTLDLPEETNLWDVSEVPTIVVTQRGARRSFQKLLSSKGVEVVEFDILNPRDVMEYFHDRGYISILWECGGTLAASAISAGVVHKIFAFVAPKIIGGKNAPSPVGELGMVEMSQALDLIDVCYEQVGPDMLISGFLQPMPELTPIIPSEDETFAIDPTVTPYDTSVIFFYKTWDPYGAFSNFSPHPIQMLDDNGDYVTWSSVEHFYQAHKFHGVDDPDAKDCIDKIKSAKSPEEAARMGRSMQRKRPDLVRSDWEKIKIDMMYKALKCKFSIYPHLNSMLLSTAGSVLVEASPHDLFWGGGREGEGLNYLGRLLMQLRSEFLGESSIPTENTCIV comes from the exons ATGGCTTTCTCTTTGGGCATCAACTGCTATCCTTATCCATCTATGATCTGCAATGCCTCTGCCAACCGTAACAATAACAACGATTCCTACCATTCCCACTCAAGGGATGCAACTTTCATTAGACGTGCAGCTGATTTAGCTGACAAATCTGCGGGCTTTACCTCCCCACATCCGAATTTCGGCTGCGTTATAACTACTGCTTCCGGAAATGTCGCTGGTGAGGGGTATCTTTATGCTCAAGGGACTAAACCTGCAGAGATTCAAGCTGTTGAGGCTGCTGGAGAGTTTAGCAAAGGAGCTACTGCTTATCTGAATATGGAGTCTGGGGATTGCCATGGAGACCATGCTGCCGTCTCTGCTCTTGTTCAG GCAGGAGTTGCGAGAGTTGTGGTTGGGATTAGGCATCCTTTGAGGCATCTTCAAGGTTGTGCTATAAGAGCTCTAAGAAGTAAAAGTTTGCAGGTTGATGTGCTCGGGGAGGATCTGCAAAGTAAGATAATTGAG GATGCTCAAAAGTCATGCCTCCTTGTCAATGCTCCTTTGATTCACAGGGCTACTTCTCGAGTTCCCTTCTCTGTTCTCAAGTACGCTATGACTCTTGATG GAAAAATTGCCACCAGTAGTGGACATGCAGCATGGATAAGTAGCAGGAAGTCAAGGAATCTAGTTTTTGAATTAAGGGGCAGGAGTGATGCCATAATTGTTGGAGGAAATACAGTACGTAGGGATA ATCCTCGATTAACTGCTAGACATGGTGGTGGACACATGCCTATGAGGATTGTAATGTCACAGACGCTTGATCTTCCTGAGGAAACAAACCTTTGGGACGTTTCTGAAGTTCCAACCATAGTTGTAACCCAAAGAGGAGCCAGGAGGAGTTTCCAGAAACTACTTTCATCCAAAGGGGTTGAAGTGGTGGAGTTTGACATCTTAAATCCTAGAGATGTCATGGAATATTTTCATGATCGGGGATACATTTCAATTTTGTGGGAGTGTGGAGGGACACTGGCAGCTTCTGCTATTTCAGCTGGTGTTGTACACAAG ATTTTTGCATTTGTTGCCCCGAAAATTATTGGTGGAAAGAATGCACCATCTCCCGTGGGTGAACTAGGGATGGTTGAGATGTCACAAGCCCTGGATTTAATTGATGTTTGCTATGAGCAG GTTGGACCGGATATGCTTATAAGTGGATTTCTCCAGCCTATGCCAGAATTGACTCCAATTATCCCATCAGAGGATGAAACTTTTGCAATTGATCCGACAGTCACTCCTTATGATACAAGCGTAATATTTTTCTATAAGACTTGGGATCCTTATGGAGCCTTTTCTAATTTTTCTCCTCATCCAATTCAAATGCTTGACGACAATGGTGACTATGTGACATGGTCAAGTGTAGAGCACTTTTACCAG GCACACAAGTTTCACGGTGTCGATGATCCTGATGCTAAAGATTGCATTGACAAGATAAAATCAGCAAAAAGCCCCGAGGAGGCAGCACGAATGGGAAGGTCAATGCAGAGGAAGCGCCCTGATCTG GTGAGATCTGATTGGGAGAAGATCAAGATAGATATGATGTACAAGGCATTAAAATGCAAGTTTTCAATTTATCCTCATTTAAATTCTATGCTGCTATCAACTGCTGGTTCTGTTCTCGTTGAAGCTTCACCGCATGATCTCTTCTGGGGTGGCGGCCGGGAAGGCGAAGGCTTAAATTATCTGGGTAGATTGCTGATGCAGTTGAGATCAGAGTTTCTTGGTGAGTCTTCTATACCAACTGAAAAtacatgcatagtataa
- the LOC136229200 gene encoding uncharacterized protein: protein MSSKERPTLGGTRIKTRKRNIAAPLDPAAFADAVVQIYLDNAGDLELIAKSIESSDLNFSRYGDTFFEVLFTGGRTQPGTTKPDEGERHSYSIIDCEAKRESIIPSVIYIQKILRRRPFLIKNLENVTRRFLQSLELFEENERKKLAIFTALAFSQKLSGLPPETVFQPMLKDNLVAKGIVLTFITDFFKEYLVDNSLDDLIAILKRGKVEDQLLEFFPSGKRTDEGFSEHFTKEGLIPLVEYNEKKMFEVRLKDMKSALTAQIAEEVDISEVIENVKQQVKDAKLPEIEVVRVLWDVLMDAVQWSGKNQQQNANSALRQVKTWAGLLNIFCTSGKLELELMYKVQMQCYEDAKLMKLFPEIIRSLYDQDVLAEDTILHWFSKGTNTKGRQTFVKALEPFVNWLEEAEEEE, encoded by the exons ATGAG CTCAAAGGAGAGACCCACTCTCGG TGGCACGCGGATTAAGACCCGCAAACGGAATATTGCAGCACCTCTGGACCCTGCAGCATTTGCTGATGCAGTGGTCCAGATTTATTTGGATAATGCTGGTGATTTG GAACTTATTGCGAAGAGCATTGAATCTTCAGACCTCAACTTCTCAAGATACGGTGACACCTTTTTTGAG GTTCTTTTCACAGGAGGCCGCACACAACCTGGCACAACGAAACCTGATGAGGGGGAGCGCCATTCTTACTCTATAATAGACTGTGAGGCCAAGCGTGAAAGCATCATACCATCTGTCATCTACATACAAAAAATTTTGCGCCGCAGGCCATTTCTCATTAAGAATCTTGAAAATGTCACGCGAAGATTCCTGCAGTCGCTGGAACTTTTTGAGGAAAATGAAAGGAAGAAGTTGGCAATCTTCACAGCACTTGCATTCTCCCAGAAGTTATCTGGGCTCCCACCAGAAACTGTTTTCCAGCCAATGCTCAAGGATAATCTTGTGGCCAAGGGGATAGTTCTTACGTTTATTACAGACTTCTTTAAGGAGTATCTGGTTGATAACAGCCTTGATGATCTGATTGCCATCCTCAAACGTGGTAAAGTGGAAGACCAACTTTTGGAATTCTTCCCATCTGGAAAGCGCACAGATGAAGGTTTCTCTGAGCATTTCAC CAAGGAAGGATTGATACCTTTGGTTGAATACAATGAAAAGAAGATGTTTGAAGTGAGACTGAAGGACATGAAGTCTGCATTAACAGCACAAATAGCAGAGGAAGTCGATATCTCCGAGGTCATTGAAAATGTGAAGCAACAGGTTAAAGATGCTAAACTCCCAGAAATTGAGGTTGTGCGCGTCTTATGGGATGTATTGATGGATGCTGTTCAGTGGTCCGGAAAGAACCAGCAGCAGAATGCAAATTCAGCTTTACGCCAG GTGAAAACCTGGGCAGGACTGTTAAATATCTTCTGCACTAGTGGAAAACTCGAGCTGGAACTCATGTACAAGGTTCAGATGCAGTGCTATGAAGATGCTAAGCTGATGAAGCTGTTCCCGGAGATCATAAGATCTCTCTATGACCAGGATGTGCTTGCAGAAGACACCATTCTTCATTGGTTCAGCAAAGGAACAAACACTAAGGGCAG GCAAACCTTCGTGAAGGCTCTGGAGCCGTTTGTTAACTGGCTGGAAGAGGCGGAGGAGGAAGAATAA